One window from the genome of Thermoanaerobaculia bacterium encodes:
- a CDS encoding MarR family transcriptional regulator, whose product MKKNASRSKTPEIPASLGAPVEFLRLLWAVDHGLQSASKRMGRSLGVTGPQRLVIRIVGHIPGISPGDLARILHVHPSTLTGVLTRLVDHGLLTRRADTRDRRRMILTLTDKGRAVNRSKAGTVEAGVRRMLGSMSSADLEASARVLRRLAGDLEEQSRSWIR is encoded by the coding sequence ATGAAGAAGAACGCCTCCCGATCGAAAACGCCGGAGATTCCCGCTTCGCTCGGCGCGCCGGTCGAGTTCCTGCGCCTGCTGTGGGCGGTGGACCACGGCCTTCAGTCGGCCTCCAAGCGGATGGGCCGCTCGCTCGGCGTCACCGGGCCGCAGCGTCTCGTGATCCGCATCGTCGGGCACATCCCGGGGATCTCCCCCGGCGATCTCGCCAGGATCCTGCACGTGCATCCGAGCACCCTGACCGGCGTGCTGACACGCCTCGTCGACCATGGCCTCCTCACCCGGCGCGCGGACACCCGGGATCGCCGCCGGATGATCCTCACGCTCACCGACAAGGGGCGCGCGGTCAACCGCTCGAAGGCGGGGACCGTCGAGGCGGGAGTGCGCCGGATGCTCGGTTCGATGTCCTCGGCGGACCTCGAGGCCTCCGCGCGCGTCCTGCGGCGCCTTGCGGGAGACCTCGAGGAACAGTCGCGCTCCTGGATTCGATGA
- a CDS encoding molybdopterin-dependent oxidoreductase: MTGPEEPNAAAPSGTSSDPANPPRPEPASEGPKPSTGAPAETAAPAGTASPEDGERIAPARGDGTKVIVVPASRLRRQSRRDFFLFGAGAVAAAAAFYGLLPDDTRANVLTDGQREFLDSIEGRLGLSAKRRENVLNRALTFDDDVAEALYSPRRLVRTYRKRDRTPVPNNYAGETPDPDYIPDWTLEVEGLASGRKETLTIDDLLSRFRHRDQVTRLCCVEGWSAIGWWGGLRFADFLEAHPPAPGAKWAKLESAVNLDGDGEPDPYFVSIDLPTARHPQTLLATHQDGRPLSVEHGAPLRLLAPMKLGLKNIKAITRIVYSASEPPDYWNLQGYSKYDGI, encoded by the coding sequence ATGACGGGTCCTGAGGAGCCGAACGCGGCGGCGCCTTCCGGGACGTCTTCCGATCCCGCAAATCCGCCGCGGCCGGAGCCCGCTTCGGAGGGTCCGAAGCCGAGCACCGGAGCTCCCGCGGAGACGGCAGCGCCGGCCGGGACCGCTTCTCCCGAAGACGGCGAGCGGATCGCTCCCGCACGAGGCGACGGCACGAAAGTCATCGTCGTCCCCGCATCGCGCCTGCGCCGGCAGAGCCGCCGGGACTTCTTCCTGTTCGGGGCGGGCGCCGTGGCGGCGGCGGCGGCCTTCTACGGCCTCCTCCCCGACGACACGCGGGCGAACGTCCTCACGGACGGCCAGCGCGAGTTCCTCGATTCGATCGAGGGACGGCTCGGCCTGAGCGCGAAGCGCCGCGAGAACGTCCTGAATCGCGCGCTGACCTTCGACGACGACGTCGCGGAGGCCCTCTACAGCCCGCGCCGGCTCGTTCGAACGTACCGGAAGCGGGACCGGACCCCGGTCCCGAACAACTATGCGGGAGAAACGCCCGATCCCGACTACATCCCGGACTGGACGCTCGAGGTCGAGGGGCTCGCCTCGGGAAGGAAGGAGACGCTCACGATCGACGACCTCCTCTCGCGCTTCCGCCATCGCGACCAGGTGACGCGCCTGTGCTGCGTCGAGGGTTGGAGCGCGATCGGCTGGTGGGGCGGTCTGCGGTTCGCCGATTTCCTCGAGGCCCATCCCCCCGCGCCCGGCGCGAAGTGGGCGAAGCTCGAATCGGCGGTCAACCTCGACGGCGACGGCGAGCCCGATCCGTACTTCGTGTCGATCGACCTCCCGACCGCACGCCACCCGCAGACGCTGCTGGCGACCCACCAGGACGGGCGTCCGCTCTCGGTCGAGCACGGCGCGCCGCTTCGCCTGCTCGCGCCGATGAAGCTCGGATTGAAGAACATCAAGGCGATCACGAGAATCGTGTATTCAGCGTCGGAGCCTCCCGACTACTGGAATCTCCAGGGCTACTCGAAGTACGACGGCATCTAG
- a CDS encoding cytochrome b/b6 domain-containing protein, which translates to MRTIVVQHHALVRISHWLNIPILLMMIASGLSIYWASPVVKHPPDTTGNTDYFADIGKWAVAHVPGQRGFARPPNWFYDHFSLGHGILAEALRLHWFFAYLFMANGLLYLAGLLLGRGWRALVPRPRDAGGALAMIRYYGGLVPAKLFRRRWPHPPIREKYNALQKLGYVSMPLAGALAVATGWAIHKPAQLGWLERLLGGYDRARLWHFLLLWLFVAFVIPHVVLVIADGWDTFRSMIVGWSARARQGEDDDGS; encoded by the coding sequence GTGAGAACAATCGTCGTCCAGCATCACGCGCTCGTGCGCATCTCGCACTGGCTGAACATCCCGATCCTGCTGATGATGATCGCGAGCGGGCTCTCGATCTACTGGGCGTCGCCGGTCGTCAAGCACCCACCCGACACGACGGGGAACACGGACTACTTCGCCGACATCGGGAAGTGGGCCGTCGCGCACGTTCCGGGGCAGCGGGGGTTTGCGAGGCCGCCGAACTGGTTTTACGACCACTTCAGCCTCGGGCACGGGATCCTCGCCGAGGCGCTGCGCCTGCACTGGTTCTTCGCGTATCTCTTCATGGCCAACGGGCTGCTCTATCTCGCCGGCCTCCTTCTCGGGCGCGGCTGGCGCGCTCTCGTTCCGCGGCCGAGGGACGCCGGCGGCGCGCTCGCGATGATCCGCTACTACGGCGGCCTCGTCCCCGCGAAGCTCTTCCGCCGGCGATGGCCTCATCCCCCCATACGGGAGAAGTACAACGCCCTCCAGAAGCTCGGCTACGTCTCGATGCCGCTCGCCGGAGCGCTCGCCGTCGCGACCGGCTGGGCGATCCACAAGCCGGCGCAGCTCGGCTGGCTCGAACGGCTCCTGGGCGGGTACGACCGGGCACGCCTCTGGCATTTCCTGCTGCTCTGGCTCTTCGTCGCGTTCGTGATCCCGCACGTCGTGCTCGTGATCGCCGACGGCTGGGACACGTTCCGATCGATGATCGTCGGCTGGTCCGCGAGAGCTCGGCAAGGAGAGGATGATGACGGGTCCTGA